A region from the Cannabis sativa cultivar Pink pepper isolate KNU-18-1 chromosome 9, ASM2916894v1, whole genome shotgun sequence genome encodes:
- the LOC133031346 gene encoding uncharacterized protein LOC133031346 has product MNWLLMVMILLGLKYKINPTALKERLDWCFINNVWNNSFNLPTLTRLDYYGFDYRALEVAVNFSPIVDPDSRKKSRFCFEKLWVKEVECAEIISKCWQQSNNGNPFEDLAHSLDRCAQTILDDLLATTEQYWQQRSCLDWMQLGDRNTNFFHAKASARNSNNKIKFLKDSNGNKVTSREGISNIISSYFETLFTATEEDAHNDFLLKEFTTAEVVFALNTMGSDKSPGIDVLCLKEVLLHVIDETHSTFLPNRLITDNVLVAFELVHYLKHRKKGSRGYAALKLDMSKAFDWVEWSFLAAVMGKMGFNIRWISLIMTCLSRLLQYEEQFRRLKGLVVSRRAPSITHLLFIDDSLLFCQANERSCGAIKRGLDIYHRTSGQELNADKFVMYFLLNTSTVTKYSFQQILGIPISECHEKYLGLPAYSVKDKK; this is encoded by the exons ATGAATTGGCTTTTGATGGTGATGATTTTACTTGGACTAAAATATAAGATTAATCCCACTGCATTGAAGGAAAGACTTGATTGGTGCTTTATAAATAATGTTTGGAATAATAGTTTTAACTTACCAACTCTCACCCGCCTTGActattatggatttgattatcgTGCTCTTGAGGTTGCTGTTAATTTTTCCCCTATTGTTGACCCAGATTCCAGGAAAAAATCTCGCTTTTGCTTTGAAAAATTATGGGTGAAAGAGGTTGAATGTGCTGAAATTATTTCTAAATGTTGGCAGCAAAGTAATAATGGAAATCCTTTTGAGGATTTGGCTCACAGTTTGGACCGTTGTG CTCAAACTATTTTGGATGATCTTTTGGCTACTACAGAGCAATATTGGCAGCAGAGGTCTTGTCTTGATTGGATGCAATTAGGAGATCGTAATACAAATTTTTTTCATGCTAAGGCTTCAGCTAGAAATTCCAATAACAAGATCAAATTTTTGAAAGATTCCAATGGTAATAAAGTTACTTCTCGAGAGGGGATTTCAAACATCATATCTTCTTATTTTGAAACATTGTTCACTGCTACTGAGGAAG ATGCTCATAATGATTTTTTACTTAAGGAATTTACAACGGCTGAGGTTGTTTTTGCTTTAAACACCATGGGTTCTGATAAAAGTCCTGGTATTGATG TTCTTTGCTTGAAGGAAGTCCTCCTCCATGTCATTGATGAGACTCACAGTACTTTTCTTCCAAATAGACTGATCACTGATAATGTTTTGGTGGCTTTTGAACTGGTTCATTATCTGAAGCACCGCAAGAAAGGTTCCAGAGGCTATGCTGCGCTCAAACTTGATATGAGCAAAGCTTTTGACTGGGTGGAATGGTCTTTTTTAGCTGCTGTTATGGGAAAAATGGGTTTTAATATTAGATGGATTTCACTCATCATGACTT GCCTCTCTAGACTTTTGCAATATGAGGAACAATTTAGACGGCTTAAGGGATTGGTTGTCTCCCGTAGAGCACCATCCATAACCcatcttttatttattgatgATAGTTTGCTTTTCTGTCAAGCTAATGAACGTTCTTGTGGGGCTATTAAGCGTGGCTTAGATATTTACCATCGCACTTCAGGTCAAGAGCTTAATGCCGATAAATTTGTAATGTACTTTTTGCTAAATACTTCAACAGTAACCAAATATTCTTTCCAGCAGATCCTTGGTATCCCTATTAGTGAatgccatgaaaaatatttgggCTTACCTGCTTATTCTGTGAAAGATAAAAAGTAA